A genomic stretch from Corynebacterium terpenotabidum Y-11 includes:
- the shbA gene encoding RNA polymerase sigma factor ShbA has translation MTATDESDELLSQLVPSAVAGDRAALQQIINLVHPPVLRYCRVRVPSTKYPTPEDLAQEICLAVAKALPGYRDEGRPFMAFVYRIAANKIVDARRSQGRDLSTPTDDVPDRELTWDTPESLAVERSGCNEVADLLDVLGEKARRIVSLRVFGGYSAEETAAIVGSTAGAVRVAQFRALAKMRAVLEERGDEHQQDARAQK, from the coding sequence ATGACGGCGACTGACGAGAGTGATGAGCTGCTGTCGCAGCTTGTCCCGTCCGCCGTGGCAGGGGACCGCGCTGCACTGCAGCAGATCATCAACCTCGTCCATCCTCCGGTGCTGCGGTACTGCCGGGTCCGGGTGCCGTCGACGAAGTACCCCACGCCGGAAGACCTCGCCCAGGAGATCTGTCTCGCCGTGGCGAAGGCGCTGCCGGGCTACCGGGATGAGGGCCGGCCGTTCATGGCCTTCGTGTACCGGATCGCCGCGAACAAGATCGTGGACGCCCGCCGTTCCCAGGGTCGTGACCTGTCGACACCCACCGATGATGTCCCGGACCGGGAGTTGACGTGGGACACTCCCGAGTCGTTGGCCGTTGAGCGTAGCGGGTGTAACGAAGTGGCGGATCTGCTCGATGTGCTGGGTGAGAAGGCACGCAGGATCGTGTCCCTCAGGGTTTTCGGCGGGTATTCCGCCGAAGAGACCGCGGCTATCGTCGGTTCGACGGCCGGGGCGGTGCGGGTTGCACAGTTCCGGGCGCTGGCGAAGATGCGGGCAGTTCTTGAGGAACGCGGCGATGAGCATCAGCAGGATGCGAGGGCACAGAAATGA
- the tsaD gene encoding tRNA (adenosine(37)-N6)-threonylcarbamoyltransferase complex transferase subunit TsaD: MHVLAVDTSTSHVVAGVVEVSSTGALRVLAERTELNPRGHMEVLTPNIVDCLAEAGLTPGNLDAVVVGTGPGPFTGLRVGMATAAAFGEALGVPVHGVESHVATACAGSGSADPTPDTVLVVSDARRREWYWTVVDPTAARIVDGPEVTAPDVPAGQYPQARVLAAREIAATPGQIPKSWDLLATDAHPTPSGLVTAALRRGPLSRPGVPLRALYLRRPDAVEPTRKPVSEALDFHGVDLDSAAGTPVVAKLTEEDAAACAVIEESVFTGDSPWSAAAFRSEITAPHTRYLGLFRDGDLLGFAGLAMAGPVSDPEFEIHTIALTPEAQGRGWSMLLMDPLIELADRHRGPVFLEVRTDNEPAVGLYRRYGFDIIGTRRGYYQPSGADAYTMVRPAAAPAAPTSPASAGSGPQIVLGIESSCDETGVGIVELATGDGHTTVTQISNRVASSMEQHARFGGVVPEIASRAHLESVVPTLQAARADLAAHSGRTRPDAVAATVGPGLAGALLVGAAAAKACAAAWEVPFYGVNHLGGHVAVDTLHTGDPGRDATVPDDLPHAVALLVSGGHTQILEVRGVGRPMVELGSTLDDAAGEAYDKVARLLGLGYPGGPVIDRLAASGDGRAIAFPRGLSKSSDPAYDFSFSGLKTAVARYVEQAARRGEVIPVADLCASFQEAVVDVLTAKAVQACRDTGATVLLLGGGVSANRRLRDLAAARCADAGVTLHVPPLPLCTDNGVMIATLAAHLIAAGAAPSGLRAATDPSMDVETPLLADGAVEG; encoded by the coding sequence ATGCATGTTCTCGCGGTCGACACGTCCACCTCCCATGTCGTCGCCGGGGTGGTGGAGGTGTCCTCCACCGGCGCTCTGCGCGTCCTCGCGGAGCGCACCGAGCTCAACCCGCGGGGGCACATGGAGGTCCTCACCCCGAACATCGTCGACTGCCTCGCCGAGGCCGGCCTGACCCCGGGGAACCTGGATGCCGTCGTCGTCGGGACCGGGCCCGGACCGTTCACCGGCCTGCGGGTCGGTATGGCGACCGCTGCGGCGTTCGGTGAGGCGCTCGGCGTCCCGGTGCACGGGGTGGAGAGCCATGTGGCGACCGCCTGCGCCGGATCCGGCAGCGCGGACCCGACACCGGACACGGTGCTCGTGGTCAGCGACGCCCGCCGCCGCGAGTGGTACTGGACCGTGGTGGACCCCACCGCCGCCCGTATCGTCGACGGACCCGAGGTCACCGCGCCAGACGTACCGGCGGGGCAGTATCCGCAGGCGCGCGTTCTCGCCGCCCGGGAGATCGCGGCGACGCCCGGGCAGATCCCGAAGTCCTGGGATCTGCTCGCCACCGATGCCCATCCGACTCCCTCGGGCCTGGTCACCGCGGCGCTGCGGCGAGGCCCGCTGAGCCGTCCCGGCGTGCCCCTGCGGGCCCTGTACCTGCGACGTCCCGATGCGGTCGAACCGACCCGGAAACCGGTCTCCGAGGCGCTGGACTTCCACGGTGTGGACCTGGATTCTGCGGCGGGCACCCCGGTGGTCGCCAAACTCACCGAGGAGGACGCCGCCGCCTGCGCCGTCATCGAGGAATCCGTCTTCACCGGCGACTCCCCCTGGTCGGCGGCGGCCTTCCGGTCGGAGATCACCGCACCGCACACCCGCTACCTGGGGCTGTTCCGCGACGGCGACCTGCTGGGCTTCGCCGGGCTGGCGATGGCGGGTCCGGTGTCCGACCCGGAGTTCGAGATCCACACCATCGCCCTGACACCGGAGGCGCAGGGACGCGGCTGGTCGATGCTGCTCATGGACCCGCTCATTGAGCTGGCGGACCGGCACCGGGGCCCGGTGTTCCTCGAGGTCCGGACCGACAATGAGCCGGCGGTCGGCCTCTACCGGCGCTACGGCTTCGACATCATCGGCACCCGGCGCGGGTACTACCAGCCGTCGGGGGCGGACGCCTACACGATGGTTCGGCCGGCCGCGGCACCGGCGGCTCCCACCTCCCCGGCGTCTGCGGGCTCCGGTCCGCAGATCGTGCTCGGCATCGAGAGCTCCTGCGACGAGACCGGCGTCGGCATCGTGGAACTCGCGACGGGCGACGGGCACACCACGGTGACGCAGATCAGCAACCGCGTGGCGTCCTCGATGGAGCAGCACGCCCGTTTCGGTGGTGTCGTCCCGGAGATCGCCTCGCGGGCCCATCTGGAGTCGGTCGTGCCGACTCTGCAGGCAGCCCGGGCCGACCTGGCCGCACACAGTGGCCGGACCCGTCCGGACGCTGTCGCCGCCACCGTCGGGCCGGGCCTGGCCGGGGCACTGCTGGTCGGTGCGGCGGCCGCGAAGGCGTGCGCCGCCGCCTGGGAGGTGCCCTTCTACGGGGTCAACCACCTCGGCGGACATGTCGCGGTCGACACCCTGCACACCGGGGACCCCGGGCGCGACGCCACCGTCCCCGACGACCTGCCCCATGCCGTCGCCCTGCTGGTCAGTGGTGGGCACACCCAGATCCTCGAGGTCCGTGGCGTGGGTCGGCCGATGGTCGAGCTCGGCTCCACTCTCGATGACGCCGCCGGTGAGGCCTATGACAAGGTCGCCCGGCTGCTCGGTCTGGGCTATCCGGGGGGTCCGGTCATCGACCGGCTTGCGGCGTCCGGTGACGGCAGGGCCATCGCCTTCCCGCGTGGCCTGTCGAAGTCCTCGGACCCGGCCTATGACTTCTCCTTCTCCGGACTGAAGACCGCGGTCGCCCGCTACGTCGAACAGGCGGCGCGCCGTGGGGAGGTCATTCCGGTCGCCGACCTCTGCGCGTCCTTCCAGGAGGCCGTCGTCGATGTGCTGACTGCCAAGGCGGTGCAGGCCTGCCGGGACACCGGTGCCACGGTGCTGCTGCTCGGCGGCGGGGTGTCGGCGAACCGGCGGTTGCGGGACCTGGCGGCGGCCCGCTGTGCCGACGCCGGGGTGACGCTGCACGTCCCGCCGTTGCCGCTGTGCACCGACAACGGGGTGATGATCGCGACGCTGGCCGCGCACCTCATCGCCGCCGGGGCGGCACCGAGCGGACTGCGGGCGGCCACCGATCCGTCGATGGACGTGGAAACTCCGCTGTTGGCAGACGGGGCGGTTGAGGGCTAG
- the glmS gene encoding glutamine--fructose-6-phosphate transaminase (isomerizing): MCGIVGYVGDPAIQSGALDIGLDALARMEYRGYDSAGIAVVRPGELEVEKKAGKLANLLETIETDGRDRFAGATCIGHTRWATHGRPNDTNAHPHVSFDGKAAIVHNGIIENFAELRAEIEAAGIELASETDSEVAAHLVALAYNAGPTAGDFEASALSVLRRLEGAFTLLFTHVDEPGTIVAGRRSTPLIVGVGDNEMFLGSDVAGFIAHTRQAVELGQDNVVVITKDAYRVMDFDGTPAEGRPFTIDWDLEAAEKGGFDSFMMKEIYEQPAAVRDTLAGHFVDGRVILDEQRLSDDDLRQVEKVFVVACGSAYHSGLLAKYAIEHWVRLPVEIEVASEFRYRDPVLDRQTLVVAVSQSGETADTLEAVRHAKSQGARVLAVCNTNGSQIPRESDAVLYTHAGPEIGVASTKAFLAQVAANYIVGLALAQARGTKYPDEIESIVDQLEEIPAKIEKVLELKDQVHELAEELGPIPTMLFLGRHVGYPVALEGALKLKELAYIHAEGFPAGELKHGPIALIEEGLPVVVVVPSPQGREILHSKIVTNIQEIRARGARTIVIAEEGDEAVKPYANALLEIPASGTLLQPLLSTVPLQFLSAEIARQCGNTDIDKPRNLAKSVTVE, encoded by the coding sequence ATGTGTGGAATCGTTGGTTATGTCGGAGACCCGGCAATTCAGTCCGGTGCGCTGGACATCGGTCTGGACGCTCTGGCGCGGATGGAGTACCGGGGCTATGACTCCGCCGGTATCGCCGTGGTCCGTCCGGGTGAGCTTGAGGTGGAGAAGAAGGCAGGGAAGCTGGCGAACCTGCTCGAGACGATCGAGACCGACGGGCGGGACCGTTTCGCGGGCGCCACCTGCATCGGTCACACCCGGTGGGCGACCCACGGTCGCCCCAATGACACGAACGCGCACCCGCACGTCTCCTTCGACGGCAAGGCCGCGATCGTGCACAACGGCATCATCGAGAACTTCGCCGAGCTGCGCGCCGAGATCGAGGCCGCAGGTATCGAGCTGGCCAGTGAGACCGATTCCGAGGTCGCTGCGCACCTCGTCGCCCTGGCATACAACGCCGGGCCGACCGCCGGTGACTTCGAGGCCTCCGCGCTGTCGGTGCTGCGTCGGCTGGAGGGTGCCTTCACCCTGCTGTTCACCCATGTCGACGAACCCGGAACGATCGTCGCCGGGCGCCGCTCCACCCCGCTGATCGTCGGCGTCGGCGACAACGAGATGTTCCTCGGCTCCGACGTCGCCGGGTTCATCGCGCACACCCGCCAGGCCGTCGAGCTCGGCCAGGACAACGTCGTCGTCATCACGAAGGACGCCTACCGCGTCATGGACTTCGACGGCACCCCGGCCGAGGGGCGCCCCTTCACCATCGACTGGGACCTGGAGGCCGCCGAGAAGGGCGGTTTCGACTCCTTCATGATGAAGGAGATCTACGAACAGCCCGCCGCGGTCCGTGACACCCTCGCCGGCCACTTCGTCGACGGTCGGGTGATCCTCGACGAGCAGCGTCTGTCCGACGACGACCTGCGTCAGGTTGAGAAGGTCTTCGTCGTGGCCTGCGGGTCGGCCTACCACTCCGGGCTGCTGGCCAAGTACGCCATCGAACACTGGGTGCGGCTGCCCGTCGAGATCGAGGTCGCCAGCGAGTTCCGTTACCGTGACCCGGTGCTGGACAGGCAGACCCTCGTCGTCGCCGTCTCCCAGTCCGGCGAGACCGCGGACACCCTCGAGGCGGTCCGGCACGCCAAGTCCCAGGGCGCCCGCGTCCTGGCGGTGTGCAACACCAACGGCTCGCAGATTCCGCGGGAGTCGGACGCGGTGCTCTACACCCACGCCGGTCCGGAGATCGGTGTGGCGTCCACCAAGGCGTTCCTCGCACAGGTCGCGGCAAACTACATCGTCGGCCTGGCTCTCGCCCAGGCCCGCGGCACGAAGTACCCCGACGAGATCGAGTCGATCGTCGACCAGCTCGAGGAGATCCCCGCGAAGATCGAGAAGGTTCTCGAGCTCAAGGACCAGGTCCATGAGCTCGCCGAGGAACTCGGGCCCATTCCGACGATGCTCTTCCTCGGCCGTCATGTCGGCTACCCGGTGGCGCTCGAGGGTGCCCTGAAGCTCAAGGAGCTGGCCTACATCCACGCCGAGGGCTTCCCCGCCGGTGAGCTCAAGCACGGCCCCATCGCCCTCATCGAGGAAGGGCTGCCGGTAGTCGTGGTGGTGCCGTCCCCGCAGGGCCGGGAGATCCTGCACTCCAAGATCGTCACGAACATCCAGGAGATCCGGGCCCGCGGCGCGCGCACCATCGTCATCGCCGAGGAAGGTGATGAGGCGGTGAAGCCCTACGCCAATGCCCTGCTGGAGATTCCGGCGTCCGGGACGTTGCTGCAGCCGCTGCTGTCGACGGTGCCGCTGCAGTTCCTGTCCGCCGAGATCGCCCGTCAGTGCGGCAACACCGACATCGACAAGCCCCGTAACCTGGCCAAGTCGGTCACGGTCGAGTAG
- a CDS encoding dienelactone hydrolase family protein, translating into MVTVAEKVKNLIARLGRPGPYDVNVGDLGVAGLAGRVYVPVSGTGGAARIGRRGRASVPGLVFGHDWKTGVDAYDGTLRHLASWGIAVAAPDTERGLLPDHRGFAADLESALQILTGVKLGTGNVVVDPARLYLSGHGMGAGAAVLAATGRVAADPAEKVAKAGKAAKAGPETPTLAGVISVYPSDTTPSCYQAARQVEAAGLVLGAGKAGAVPAGNARRLAANWRGPVVYRTIDRGAPAGLPEPLLRKALVGGSGPQFAVQSLIRALMVGFIAGDGAVDTTDAKACRVLRDAGTSVPATTTQTRRELIESLPEFGDITSALQQAVLKR; encoded by the coding sequence ATGGTCACCGTGGCTGAGAAAGTAAAGAACCTTATCGCCCGCCTCGGCAGGCCCGGTCCGTATGACGTGAACGTCGGCGACCTCGGTGTCGCCGGGCTGGCCGGGCGTGTGTACGTCCCCGTCTCCGGCACCGGTGGTGCCGCCCGCATCGGACGTCGTGGACGGGCCTCGGTACCCGGCCTCGTGTTCGGGCACGACTGGAAGACCGGCGTGGACGCCTACGACGGGACGCTGCGGCACCTCGCGAGCTGGGGCATCGCTGTCGCCGCCCCGGACACCGAACGTGGTCTGTTGCCGGACCACCGTGGATTCGCCGCGGACTTGGAGTCCGCCCTGCAGATCCTCACCGGTGTGAAGCTCGGGACCGGGAATGTCGTGGTCGACCCTGCCCGTCTCTATCTGTCGGGTCACGGGATGGGTGCCGGTGCCGCGGTGCTCGCCGCGACCGGGCGGGTCGCCGCGGATCCGGCCGAGAAGGTGGCGAAGGCTGGGAAGGCTGCGAAGGCTGGGCCTGAGACTCCGACCCTGGCCGGAGTCATCTCCGTCTACCCGTCGGACACCACCCCGAGCTGCTACCAGGCCGCCCGACAGGTCGAGGCCGCCGGACTGGTGCTCGGTGCGGGCAAGGCCGGTGCGGTTCCGGCCGGTAACGCCCGCCGCCTCGCCGCCAACTGGCGGGGACCGGTCGTCTACCGGACCATCGACCGGGGAGCTCCCGCCGGTCTGCCGGAGCCGTTGCTGCGCAAGGCGCTCGTCGGTGGGTCCGGTCCGCAGTTCGCCGTGCAGTCGCTGATCCGTGCGCTCATGGTCGGATTCATCGCCGGGGACGGGGCGGTGGACACCACCGACGCGAAGGCCTGCCGGGTTCTGCGTGATGCGGGGACCTCGGTGCCGGCGACGACGACCCAGACCCGGCGGGAGCTCATCGAGTCTCTCCCCGAGTTCGGTGATATCACCTCGGCCCTGCAGCAGGCGGTCCTCAAGCGCTGA
- the alr gene encoding alanine racemase, with amino-acid sequence MAHNVRTFAALVAPAGVMAVVKADGYNHGMADIARTAVDAGAQALGVATLGEALDLRDTGVTAPVTAWIWLAEGEDLTGALDRDITLGIPSLAHLDAAVATAASAGRPMKVGLMVDTGLSRSGISPAEWPEALERADAAVDAGHLEITGLFSHFASADDPTSPVTDRQEALFAARIQECRARGLDVPVNHIANTPAVLSRADLRHEMVRPGVGIYGVDPCALPSGVELRAAMTLRAKVVTTRVVAEGEGVSYGHHWIAPTDRRTAVVALGYADGLPRALSGKFGVTVNGTWYPQIGRVCMDQIVIDLGPVDVDGPGASVRPGDWAVIFGEGGRSVREIADAAGTIDYEILTLPRGSRVARRTVPVQP; translated from the coding sequence GTGGCGCACAATGTGCGCACCTTCGCCGCACTGGTCGCCCCGGCCGGAGTCATGGCGGTGGTCAAGGCCGACGGATACAACCACGGTATGGCGGATATCGCACGCACTGCGGTGGACGCCGGTGCACAGGCGTTGGGCGTCGCCACCCTCGGCGAGGCCCTGGATCTGCGGGACACCGGGGTCACCGCCCCGGTCACCGCATGGATCTGGCTGGCGGAGGGGGAGGACCTCACCGGTGCGCTGGACCGGGACATCACCCTGGGGATCCCGTCTCTGGCGCATCTGGATGCCGCGGTCGCCACCGCCGCATCCGCCGGTCGGCCGATGAAGGTCGGGTTGATGGTGGACACGGGTCTGTCCCGCTCCGGGATCAGCCCGGCGGAGTGGCCGGAGGCACTCGAGCGGGCGGACGCCGCCGTCGACGCCGGACACCTGGAGATCACCGGGCTGTTCTCCCACTTCGCCAGTGCGGATGATCCCACCTCGCCGGTCACCGACCGGCAGGAGGCCCTGTTCGCCGCCCGGATCCAGGAATGCCGGGCCCGTGGGCTCGACGTGCCGGTGAACCACATCGCGAACACCCCGGCGGTACTGTCCCGCGCCGATCTGCGCCATGAGATGGTGCGCCCCGGCGTCGGGATCTACGGGGTGGATCCCTGCGCTCTGCCCAGCGGGGTGGAACTGCGTGCGGCGATGACACTGCGCGCGAAGGTCGTCACCACCCGTGTCGTCGCCGAAGGGGAGGGTGTGAGTTACGGACACCACTGGATCGCCCCGACCGACCGCCGCACCGCCGTCGTCGCGCTGGGCTACGCTGACGGGCTGCCGCGGGCCCTGTCCGGCAAGTTCGGCGTCACCGTCAACGGCACCTGGTACCCGCAGATCGGGCGGGTGTGCATGGACCAGATCGTCATCGACCTCGGTCCGGTGGACGTGGACGGCCCGGGGGCGTCGGTGCGCCCCGGCGACTGGGCGGTGATCTTCGGTGAGGGAGGACGCTCCGTCCGGGAGATCGCGGACGCCGCAGGCACCATCGACTACGAGATCCTCACCCTGCCGCGCGGGTCCCGGGTGGCCCGCCGCACGGTCCCGGTGCAGCCGTGA
- a CDS encoding WhiB family transcriptional regulator, which translates to MPQPSQLPGPTSDFWEWQLHGACRGADSAVFFHPDGERGRARAMREHRAKAICRECPVLAQCRDHALSVGEVYGIWGGMSESERATADRRQRAGRISRTAQRVSA; encoded by the coding sequence ATGCCGCAGCCGAGCCAGCTTCCGGGTCCGACGTCAGATTTCTGGGAGTGGCAGCTCCACGGCGCCTGCCGGGGTGCGGATTCCGCCGTGTTCTTCCACCCGGACGGGGAGCGTGGCCGGGCCCGTGCCATGCGGGAGCACCGCGCCAAGGCGATCTGCCGGGAGTGCCCGGTCCTGGCCCAGTGCCGCGACCACGCACTGTCCGTCGGCGAGGTCTACGGCATCTGGGGCGGGATGAGCGAATCCGAGCGCGCCACCGCCGACCGTCGCCAGCGGGCCGGGCGGATCAGCCGCACCGCCCAGCGCGTCTCCGCGTAG
- the tsaE gene encoding tRNA (adenosine(37)-N6)-threonylcarbamoyltransferase complex ATPase subunit type 1 TsaE, producing the protein MTGSPDFTAPTGVVPAPTAADMRALGEGLGAVLRAGDVVVLTGPLGAGKTTFTQGLARGLGATGRVQSPTFTIIRSHRAGQRADGSPGVGMLHMDAYRLLGDAVHTAVRAEGADLPREAVLDMLESLDVDDDLGDRVLVAEWGRGVVETLSNRVIDVEIVRDVAGEADACDEEPRDLRWAWIDRG; encoded by the coding sequence GTGACCGGTTCCCCCGACTTCACCGCTCCGACGGGTGTGGTGCCGGCCCCCACCGCAGCGGATATGCGGGCACTGGGGGAGGGCCTGGGCGCGGTCCTGCGCGCCGGGGACGTGGTGGTGCTCACTGGCCCGCTCGGCGCCGGTAAGACCACGTTCACCCAGGGACTGGCCCGGGGTCTGGGGGCGACGGGGCGGGTCCAGTCGCCGACGTTCACCATCATCCGGTCGCATCGGGCCGGGCAGCGTGCCGACGGGTCGCCGGGGGTCGGGATGCTCCACATGGACGCCTACCGGTTGCTCGGGGACGCGGTCCATACCGCGGTCCGGGCCGAGGGCGCGGACCTGCCGCGCGAGGCGGTGCTCGACATGCTGGAGTCCCTCGACGTCGACGATGACCTGGGGGACCGCGTCCTCGTCGCCGAGTGGGGCCGTGGTGTGGTCGAGACGCTGTCGAACCGGGTCATTGACGTGGAGATTGTCCGGGATGTGGCGGGTGAGGCCGATGCTTGTGATGAAGAACCCCGTGACCTGCGGTGGGCCTGGATCGACCGGGGCTGA
- the groES gene encoding co-chaperone GroES, which produces MANVNIKPLEDRVLVQIVEAETTTASGLVIPDSAKEKPQEATVVAVGPGRWHDDDDRIPMDVAVGDTVVFSRYGGTELKYDGQEYLLLSQRDILAVVEK; this is translated from the coding sequence GTGGCCAACGTCAACATCAAGCCCCTCGAGGACCGCGTCCTCGTCCAGATCGTCGAAGCTGAGACCACCACCGCATCCGGTCTGGTCATCCCGGACTCCGCCAAGGAGAAGCCGCAGGAGGCCACCGTCGTCGCCGTCGGCCCGGGCCGCTGGCACGACGATGACGACCGCATCCCGATGGACGTCGCCGTCGGCGACACCGTCGTCTTCTCCCGCTACGGCGGTACCGAGCTCAAGTACGACGGCCAGGAGTACCTGCTCCTGAGCCAGCGCGACATCCTCGCCGTCGTCGAGAAGTAG
- the groL gene encoding chaperonin GroEL (60 kDa chaperone family; promotes refolding of misfolded polypeptides especially under stressful conditions; forms two stacked rings of heptamers to form a barrel-shaped 14mer; ends can be capped by GroES; misfolded proteins enter the barrel where they are refolded when GroES binds), translating into MSKLIAFDQEAREGLQRGVDTLADSVRVTLGPKGRNVVLQKAFGGPTVTNDGVTIARDIDLEDPFENLGAQLVKSVAVKTNDVAGDGTTTATLLARALINEGMKIVAAGGNPLELNKGIALGSDKVLAALRERAQPVADSSAIANVATVSSRDAEIGAKVAEAMDKVGKDGVLTVEESQSIADELVVTEGVSFDKGYLSPYFATEEETGHAVLDNAVVLLVREKISSLPDFLPVLEQVAQSGKELFIVAEDVEGEPLQMLVVNSIRKSIKVVAVKAPYFGDRRKAFLDDLAVVTGGTVVDKEIGGNLAEVTLDQLGSARRITVTKDETVIVDGAGTSEALEARRTQIRSDIERTDSTWDREKLEERLAKLSGGVAVIRAGGATETEVNERKLRIEDAINAARAAAQEGVIAGGGSVLVQIAAELDELAATVEGDQAIGVKALARALRRPAFWIADNAGLDGAVVVSKIADLPNGEGFNAATGEYGNLLEQGIIDPVKVTHSAVVNATSVARMVLTTETAVVDKPVEAAPAAAGHGHQH; encoded by the coding sequence ATGTCGAAGCTCATCGCATTTGACCAGGAGGCCCGCGAAGGCCTCCAGCGCGGTGTCGACACGCTGGCGGATTCCGTGCGCGTCACCCTCGGCCCCAAGGGCCGTAACGTCGTGCTGCAGAAGGCCTTCGGTGGCCCGACCGTCACCAACGACGGTGTCACCATCGCCCGCGACATCGACCTCGAGGACCCCTTCGAGAACCTCGGTGCACAGCTGGTGAAGTCCGTCGCCGTGAAGACCAACGACGTCGCCGGCGACGGCACCACCACCGCCACCCTCCTGGCCCGCGCCCTCATCAACGAGGGCATGAAGATCGTCGCCGCCGGTGGCAACCCGCTGGAGCTCAACAAGGGCATCGCCCTGGGCTCCGACAAGGTTCTCGCGGCCCTGCGCGAGCGCGCCCAGCCGGTCGCCGACAGTTCCGCGATCGCCAATGTCGCTACCGTCTCCTCCCGTGACGCCGAGATCGGCGCCAAGGTCGCCGAGGCGATGGACAAGGTCGGCAAGGACGGCGTCCTCACCGTCGAGGAATCCCAGTCCATCGCTGACGAGCTGGTCGTCACCGAGGGTGTCTCCTTCGACAAGGGCTACCTGTCCCCGTACTTCGCCACCGAGGAGGAGACCGGCCACGCTGTCCTGGACAACGCCGTCGTGCTCCTCGTCCGCGAGAAGATCAGCTCCCTGCCGGACTTCCTTCCGGTCCTGGAGCAGGTCGCGCAGTCCGGGAAGGAACTGTTCATCGTCGCCGAGGACGTCGAGGGTGAACCCCTGCAGATGCTCGTGGTGAACTCCATCCGGAAGTCGATCAAGGTCGTCGCCGTGAAGGCACCGTACTTCGGTGACCGCCGGAAGGCCTTCCTCGATGACCTCGCCGTCGTCACCGGCGGCACCGTCGTCGACAAGGAAATCGGCGGCAACCTCGCCGAGGTGACCCTGGATCAGCTGGGTTCGGCCCGCCGGATCACCGTCACCAAGGACGAGACCGTCATCGTCGACGGCGCCGGAACGTCCGAGGCTCTCGAGGCCCGTCGTACCCAGATCCGCTCCGACATCGAGCGCACCGATTCCACCTGGGACCGGGAAAAGCTCGAGGAGCGGCTCGCGAAGCTGTCCGGTGGCGTCGCCGTCATCCGGGCCGGTGGAGCCACCGAGACCGAGGTCAACGAGCGCAAGCTCCGTATCGAGGACGCGATCAACGCCGCCCGTGCCGCCGCCCAGGAGGGTGTCATCGCCGGTGGCGGGTCCGTCCTCGTGCAGATCGCCGCGGAGCTCGACGAGCTGGCCGCCACGGTCGAGGGTGACCAGGCGATCGGTGTGAAGGCCCTGGCCCGCGCACTGCGTCGTCCGGCCTTCTGGATCGCCGACAACGCCGGTCTCGACGGCGCGGTCGTCGTCTCGAAGATCGCTGACCTGCCCAACGGTGAAGGCTTCAACGCCGCCACCGGCGAGTACGGCAACCTGCTGGAGCAGGGCATCATTGACCCGGTGAAGGTCACCCACTCCGCGGTCGTCAACGCGACCTCCGTGGCGCGGATGGTGCTCACCACCGAGACCGCTGTGGTGGACAAGCCCGTCGAGGCGGCCCCCGCTGCCGCCGGGCACGGTCACCAGCACTAG